Proteins encoded by one window of Govania unica:
- a CDS encoding Rieske (2Fe-2S) protein, with the protein MNSISPTLTGGHLQRGTPIPPQSAANGYDQNWYPVCFSTDVQKDKILGSEFMNGRVIVIRGADGTAQVLSPYCRHLGADLSDGEIVNGAIRCPYHHWRYNDAGQCIATAVKDSPPADARLFRFPTRETLGFIWAFNGEEPLYDVPQFQLPEQDLIMRREFSVLTEKDHFVPYSNSSDIQHLMAVHHIDLDVNPEEVTISPHGMQYVQTMTIPGMGQLKQEVRVFGTNCLIFMSEFMGRPVYQMSAGKALPGNRTLSSLIVATPKSSGAPGEDEMIDIALTEGLKFGNRLFSEDTLIMKNLSFRQDMLTHSDRMLARFLGYVRDYPRTSIACDMIS; encoded by the coding sequence ATGAACTCCATTTCCCCAACCCTGACCGGCGGCCACCTGCAACGCGGCACGCCCATTCCGCCGCAGTCGGCAGCCAATGGCTATGACCAGAACTGGTACCCCGTCTGTTTTTCAACCGACGTCCAGAAAGACAAAATCCTCGGCAGCGAATTCATGAATGGCCGGGTCATCGTCATTCGCGGCGCGGACGGCACGGCCCAGGTGCTGAGCCCCTATTGCCGTCATCTCGGCGCCGACCTCAGCGACGGCGAGATCGTCAACGGCGCGATCCGCTGCCCCTATCATCACTGGCGCTACAACGATGCCGGACAGTGCATCGCCACCGCCGTCAAGGACAGCCCGCCCGCAGACGCCAGGCTGTTCCGCTTTCCAACCCGGGAGACCCTTGGCTTCATCTGGGCCTTCAATGGCGAGGAGCCCTTATATGACGTGCCGCAGTTTCAGCTCCCGGAACAGGATCTGATCATGCGCCGTGAATTTTCCGTTCTCACCGAAAAGGACCATTTCGTCCCCTATTCCAATTCCTCGGATATTCAGCATCTGATGGCCGTGCATCACATCGACCTCGACGTCAATCCTGAGGAGGTCACGATCAGCCCCCATGGCATGCAGTATGTCCAGACCATGACCATTCCCGGCATGGGCCAACTAAAGCAGGAGGTCCGCGTCTTCGGCACCAATTGCCTGATCTTCATGAGCGAATTCATGGGCCGGCCGGTCTATCAGATGTCCGCGGGCAAGGCTCTGCCGGGCAATCGCACGCTGTCCAGTCTGATCGTCGCCACCCCGAAAAGCAGCGGCGCGCCTGGCGAGGATGAAATGATCGACATCGCCCTCACCGAGGGTCTCAAATTCGGCAACCGGCTGTTCAGCGAAGACACCCTGATCATGAAGAACCTGAGCTTCCGACAGGACATGCTGACCCATTCGGATCGCATGCTGGCGCGGTTTCTCGGCTATGTACGCGACTATCCGCGGACCAGCATCGCCTGCGATATGATCTCTTGA
- a CDS encoding GNAT family N-acetyltransferase, translated as MSEFQAIPPGKLAAVVTHFDMRDLPPVDAAGLERPDLHLEFVADPDLDWYRDLFRAVGARWLWFSRLRMTDEALGAIIKDPAVEIYALTRQGETTPKGLLELDFRDPKNAELAFLGVTADMIGSGAGRYLMARAMERFRAVKPPRVFVHTCTNDHPDAPKFYERAGFRACGREVEIMTDPRLDGTLPRDVAPHVPLI; from the coding sequence ATGAGCGAGTTTCAAGCGATCCCGCCCGGCAAACTCGCCGCCGTCGTCACTCATTTCGACATGCGCGATCTGCCGCCTGTGGACGCGGCGGGGCTTGAGCGTCCCGATCTTCATCTGGAATTTGTGGCTGATCCCGACCTTGACTGGTACCGCGATCTTTTTCGCGCGGTGGGTGCGCGCTGGCTGTGGTTCAGCCGCCTGCGCATGACGGACGAGGCGCTCGGGGCCATCATCAAGGATCCGGCGGTCGAGATTTATGCGCTGACCCGGCAGGGCGAGACGACGCCAAAGGGGCTGCTGGAACTGGATTTTCGTGATCCGAAGAATGCCGAACTCGCCTTCCTCGGGGTGACGGCGGATATGATCGGCAGCGGAGCGGGGCGCTATCTCATGGCCCGGGCCATGGAACGCTTCCGTGCCGTGAAGCCGCCCCGGGTCTTTGTGCATACCTGCACCAACGATCATCCGGACGCGCCGAAATTTTATGAACGGGCAGGATTTCGTGCCTGTGGCCGGGAGGTCGAGATCATGACCGACCCGCGTCTCGACGGCACGCTGCCGCGAGACGTTGCCCCCCATGTGCCGTTGATCTAG
- a CDS encoding AraC family transcriptional regulator translates to MTIMQFLTKARFRSSEFGLVTCGAPWSGRVPLMPSAVLVVIREGACWLAVDGQAPLRVMAGDVALIPRGTSHRLCSSLDVRDESVMEVIRKRPIQTYMIRHGGDGARTVFCAAVARWDDVAEATVARILPDLILVRQAEFGDGAEVASLAELWEREARKARETSPLISHRVLNLLLAEILFAKFADPALRRALMKGFAKPPVARALMLIHTALATDWTVSDLAKRVGLSRSAFTREFSALMGLAPGQYLTDHKLAAAASLLAATPYDLATVADLVGYVSVPSFIKAFKRRYRMPPGQYRDAGSVNRDQARPA, encoded by the coding sequence ATGACGATCATGCAGTTTCTGACCAAGGCGCGATTTCGCAGTTCCGAATTCGGTCTGGTGACCTGCGGCGCGCCCTGGAGCGGCCGGGTACCCCTGATGCCGAGCGCGGTTCTTGTGGTCATTCGCGAGGGCGCCTGTTGGCTCGCGGTCGATGGGCAGGCTCCGCTACGGGTGATGGCGGGCGATGTGGCGCTTATTCCGCGCGGCACCTCGCATCGGCTGTGTTCATCGCTGGATGTGCGGGACGAATCGGTGATGGAGGTCATCCGCAAACGGCCCATTCAGACCTATATGATCCGTCATGGCGGCGACGGGGCGCGCACAGTGTTTTGCGCCGCCGTGGCCAGATGGGACGATGTAGCGGAGGCTACCGTGGCCCGCATTCTGCCAGATCTCATTCTGGTGCGGCAGGCCGAATTCGGCGACGGGGCCGAGGTCGCATCCCTTGCGGAGCTGTGGGAGCGGGAGGCGCGCAAGGCGCGCGAGACGTCGCCGCTCATCAGTCACCGGGTGCTCAACCTATTGCTGGCGGAAATTCTGTTTGCGAAATTCGCCGACCCGGCGCTGCGCCGCGCTTTGATGAAAGGCTTTGCCAAACCGCCGGTGGCGCGGGCTTTGATGCTCATCCATACGGCGCTTGCGACCGACTGGACGGTCAGCGATCTCGCGAAACGGGTGGGGCTGTCGCGCTCGGCCTTCACGCGGGAGTTCAGCGCGCTGATGGGGCTCGCGCCGGGGCAGTATCTGACCGACCACAAGCTTGCCGCGGCGGCGTCCCTGCTGGCGGCGACGCCTTACGATCTGGCCACAGTGGCCGATCTCGTGGGCTATGTTTCGGTGCCGAGTTTCATCAAGGCGTTCAAACGCCGCTACCGCATGCCGCCGGGGCAATATCGCGATGCCGGGTCCGTCAATCGAGATCAGGCGCGCCCAGCCTGA
- a CDS encoding TonB-dependent receptor, with protein sequence MKAKLLWGSAAVAMLALEPQTQALAASARDTAGLEEIVVTARRRAESIQTVPVAVAAFSSENLEMRSITDIANLSSVAPNLYVSSGPSGGAATASFFIRGIGQIDFVPTTDPGVGVYLDGVYIARQTGNVLDLLDPERVEVLRGPQGTLFGRNTIGGAISITSKRPTGDFSGKLEATGGNYNHYELKGYVEFPLVAEKLAGSVSVARRAQDGYGKRLLTGEDMGDQDVWSGRAVLNWTANDNLTVFLTADGTRRDEHAYPHQAIAIVEGDDNFSGLRAFDAFVASPPPPYGFGLPYLTPSATCPPFPAPATKCTSPFVSHGGYDSLATGPNVSKLDVWGISGTVDWTSDLVSVKSITAYRHQKDQSGVDYDGSPLRIAEQFTKFDSTQFSQEFQVYGKIGARTDWLVGAYYARETSDILFDAAFLRPAIGPEIQLRSHLKTNNYAAFASVTVGLTEALSITGGLRYSRDKKTFTDRPDFLANPYLDGAPSSVYAAGVIDVPGVGLIPAFLSSGTTLTAHGSWDEFSPKASVEYRALESVFLYASWSRGYKSGSFNGRALTASPGPLPYDPETVTAYELGAKFDFLDNRVRLNMAAFQTDYNNIQVTVLISDGPIVNTPTVNAGKARIRGFEAELQAMPVQNLRIDGSLGYVDAKFLSLNPPSSFPHALLPFNTDASFAQTPEWTANLGVQYDFPLGSIGSLTLRGDLIYRSRIYPNVPNIEAVVEKSLTLLNARATYQSPDENWQLAVYGTNLGNKRYQSFGFVSFGIATGYLAPPRQYGATITRRF encoded by the coding sequence ATGAAAGCCAAACTGTTATGGGGCAGTGCAGCCGTTGCCATGCTGGCTCTGGAGCCGCAGACCCAGGCGCTCGCCGCCAGCGCGCGCGACACCGCCGGGCTTGAAGAAATCGTCGTCACCGCCCGCCGCCGCGCCGAAAGCATTCAAACCGTCCCGGTGGCCGTGGCCGCCTTCAGCAGCGAAAATCTTGAAATGCGCTCGATCACGGATATCGCCAATCTGTCTTCCGTGGCGCCCAATTTATATGTGTCCTCCGGGCCCTCCGGCGGCGCGGCCACGGCCAGTTTCTTCATCCGTGGCATCGGCCAGATCGATTTCGTGCCCACAACCGACCCCGGTGTCGGCGTTTATCTTGATGGCGTTTATATCGCCCGCCAGACCGGCAATGTGCTCGATCTCCTCGACCCCGAACGGGTGGAGGTGTTGCGCGGACCCCAGGGCACGCTTTTTGGCCGCAACACCATCGGCGGTGCCATCAGCATCACCAGCAAACGACCGACCGGAGATTTCAGCGGCAAGCTTGAAGCCACCGGCGGCAATTACAATCACTATGAACTCAAGGGCTATGTGGAATTCCCGCTGGTAGCCGAGAAACTCGCGGGCTCAGTCTCGGTGGCGCGGCGGGCCCAGGACGGGTACGGCAAGCGTCTGCTGACCGGCGAAGACATGGGCGATCAGGATGTCTGGTCCGGCCGCGCCGTGCTCAACTGGACGGCCAATGACAATCTGACGGTGTTTCTGACTGCCGACGGCACAAGGCGGGATGAACATGCCTATCCCCATCAGGCCATCGCCATTGTCGAAGGCGATGATAATTTTTCCGGCCTCAGGGCCTTTGATGCTTTTGTCGCCTCGCCACCGCCGCCCTACGGCTTTGGCCTGCCCTATCTGACGCCAAGCGCCACCTGTCCGCCGTTCCCGGCACCGGCCACGAAATGCACATCACCCTTTGTCAGCCACGGCGGCTATGACAGCCTGGCCACCGGCCCCAATGTCTCCAAACTTGATGTCTGGGGCATCTCAGGGACGGTGGACTGGACGTCCGATCTCGTCTCCGTCAAATCCATCACCGCCTACCGCCATCAGAAAGATCAGTCCGGCGTCGATTATGACGGCAGTCCTTTGCGCATCGCCGAACAATTCACCAAATTCGACTCCACCCAGTTCTCCCAGGAATTTCAGGTTTACGGCAAGATCGGCGCACGGACGGATTGGCTGGTCGGCGCCTATTACGCCCGCGAGACCAGCGACATCCTGTTCGATGCCGCCTTCCTGCGCCCGGCCATCGGCCCTGAAATCCAGTTGCGGAGCCATCTCAAAACCAACAACTACGCCGCCTTCGCAAGCGTCACCGTCGGCCTTACCGAGGCGCTCAGCATCACCGGCGGTCTGCGCTATTCCCGCGACAAGAAAACCTTCACCGACCGTCCCGATTTCCTCGCCAATCCTTATCTGGACGGGGCCCCCTCATCGGTCTATGCGGCAGGGGTCATCGATGTGCCGGGGGTTGGTCTGATACCAGCTTTTCTTTCGAGTGGCACCACGCTCACGGCCCATGGCAGCTGGGATGAATTTTCTCCGAAGGCCAGTGTGGAATATCGCGCTCTTGAATCGGTTTTTCTCTACGCCTCCTGGTCGCGCGGCTATAAAAGCGGCAGCTTCAACGGCCGCGCGCTGACTGCCTCCCCCGGGCCTCTGCCCTATGATCCGGAAACCGTGACCGCCTATGAACTCGGGGCCAAATTCGATTTTCTCGATAATCGGGTGCGGCTCAATATGGCGGCGTTCCAGACCGACTATAACAATATTCAGGTCACCGTTCTCATCAGCGATGGGCCGATCGTCAACACCCCCACGGTCAATGCCGGCAAGGCACGCATTCGCGGTTTCGAAGCCGAACTGCAGGCCATGCCCGTGCAAAATCTACGCATAGACGGCAGTCTGGGTTATGTGGACGCAAAATTCCTCAGCCTCAATCCGCCCAGCAGCTTCCCCCACGCGCTATTGCCATTCAACACCGACGCCTCCTTTGCCCAGACCCCGGAATGGACGGCCAATCTTGGCGTGCAATATGACTTCCCGCTCGGCTCCATCGGCTCGCTCACTCTGCGCGGCGATCTCATCTATCGTAGCCGGATCTATCCGAACGTCCCCAATATCGAAGCAGTCGTGGAAAAGTCGCTGACCCTGCTCAATGCCCGGGCCACCTATCAATCGCCGGATGAAAACTGGCAGCTCGCGGTCTATGGCACCAATCTCGGCAACAAACGCTATCAATCTTTCGGCTTCGTCTCCTTTGGCATTGCCACCGGATATCTCGCACCCCCCCGCCAATATGGCGCGACCATCACCCGCCGGTTCTAG
- the cobS gene encoding cobaltochelatase subunit CobS, translating to MSTKKEDNALPLLPDHKISVRDTFGIDSDMVVMGFSKASEHVPDRDETYVFDHDTTLAILAGFAHNRRVMVQGYHGTGKSTHIEQVAARLNWPCIRVNLDSHISRIDLVGKDAIVLKDGQQITEFREGILPWALQHATALVFDEYDAGRPDVMFVIQRILEVEGKLTLLDQNRVIRPHPAFRLFATANTIGLGDTSGLYHGTQQINQGQMDRWNIVTTLNYLPNPQEESIVLAKVPSYNTTARRGLIHSMVKLADLTRSAFINGDISTVMSPRTVITWAQNAEIFGNDIGFAFRVTFLNKCDELERPLVAEYYQRCFGEDLPDSAVKKPTLAAQ from the coding sequence ATGAGCACCAAAAAAGAAGACAATGCCCTGCCCCTCCTGCCGGATCACAAAATCTCCGTGCGCGACACCTTCGGCATCGACAGCGACATGGTGGTCATGGGCTTCTCCAAAGCCTCCGAGCATGTGCCCGACCGTGACGAGACCTATGTGTTCGATCATGACACCACCCTCGCCATTCTGGCCGGATTTGCCCACAACCGCCGGGTTATGGTGCAGGGCTATCACGGCACCGGCAAATCGACCCATATCGAGCAGGTGGCGGCGCGCCTCAACTGGCCCTGCATCCGCGTCAATCTCGACAGCCATATCAGCCGCATCGATCTTGTGGGCAAGGACGCCATCGTCCTCAAGGACGGCCAGCAGATAACCGAATTCCGTGAAGGCATCCTGCCCTGGGCGCTGCAACATGCGACCGCGCTCGTGTTCGACGAATATGATGCCGGACGGCCGGACGTGATGTTCGTCATCCAGCGTATTCTCGAAGTCGAAGGCAAGCTGACGCTGCTCGATCAGAACCGCGTCATCCGCCCGCATCCGGCGTTCCGCCTGTTCGCCACCGCCAACACCATCGGCCTTGGCGACACCAGCGGGCTTTATCATGGCACGCAGCAGATCAACCAGGGTCAGATGGACCGCTGGAACATCGTCACTACGCTCAACTATCTGCCGAATCCGCAGGAAGAAAGCATCGTGCTGGCCAAGGTGCCGTCCTATAACACCACGGCCCGACGCGGTCTTATCCACAGCATGGTGAAACTCGCCGACCTGACGCGCAGCGCCTTCATCAATGGCGATATCTCCACCGTCATGTCGCCGCGCACGGTCATCACCTGGGCGCAGAACGCCGAAATTTTCGGCAACGACATCGGCTTTGCCTTCCGCGTCACTTTCCTCAACAAATGTGACGAGCTTGAACGGCCGCTCGTGGCCGAATATTACCAGCGCTGCTTTGGTGAAGATTTGCCCGATAGCGCCGTGAAAAAGCCGACTCTTGCGGCCCAGTAA
- a CDS encoding DUF1345 domain-containing protein produces the protein MAGTRQRPVIGNILFPWRFIGFVVIAGLAASLAIPALGWRHGAMVSFDLAALIFILACISLLGQEAGAMRKAAERNDANRGLLLCISVLVLLVVMVTVASELIQVKTRDAIDIAVVIATLALAWTFSNLVFALHYAHMYYSRDKDGGDYGGLIFPDTPEPDYWDFIYFAFCLGMTFQTSDTNMKSRRFRRVSTFHCLAAFVFNIGVIAFSINVLGA, from the coding sequence ATGGCGGGAACCCGGCAGCGGCCAGTTATCGGCAACATTCTGTTCCCCTGGCGTTTTATCGGCTTCGTCGTCATTGCCGGTCTTGCGGCCAGTCTCGCCATCCCGGCCCTTGGCTGGCGACATGGGGCTATGGTGAGCTTTGACCTTGCCGCGCTGATCTTTATCCTCGCCTGCATATCGCTGCTTGGTCAGGAGGCCGGGGCCATGCGCAAGGCGGCGGAACGCAACGATGCCAACAGGGGGCTTCTCCTCTGCATTTCCGTTCTCGTATTGCTCGTCGTCATGGTGACGGTTGCAAGCGAGCTGATCCAGGTGAAAACCCGCGATGCCATCGATATCGCGGTGGTCATTGCCACCCTGGCGCTGGCCTGGACCTTCAGCAACCTGGTCTTTGCGCTACATTATGCCCATATGTATTACAGCCGCGACAAAGACGGCGGTGATTACGGCGGTCTCATTTTTCCGGATACGCCAGAGCCGGATTACTGGGATTTCATCTATTTCGCATTCTGTCTCGGCATGACTTTTCAGACCTCCGACACCAATATGAAATCGCGCCGCTTCCGCCGCGTGAGCACCTTTCACTGCCTCGCCGCCTTTGTGTTCAACATCGGCGTGATCGCCTTCAGCATCAATGTGCTTGGCGCCTAG
- a CDS encoding DnaJ domain-containing protein, which produces MTADQSRNPFLGLKSFGDRGAARLCDQPDCAAPGEHRAPKARDQLDDYYWFCREHARAYNAQWDYFKDMSTDEIDQFQREVPGWHRPTWKLGRLGPTAETTEAHDPLDIFGDDIRKGRGPFAERPQTAQFAPGNRPLSAAEREALATLGLDMQATKADIKKAYKLLVKQYHPDANGGDRQREDMFRSISDAYRKLAAAWESRG; this is translated from the coding sequence GTGACCGCCGACCAGAGCCGCAACCCGTTCCTTGGCCTCAAATCCTTTGGGGATCGCGGGGCCGCGCGCCTGTGCGACCAGCCCGACTGCGCCGCCCCGGGCGAGCACCGGGCCCCGAAGGCACGCGACCAGCTTGACGACTATTACTGGTTCTGCCGCGAACATGCCCGTGCCTACAACGCCCAATGGGACTATTTCAAGGATATGTCCACGGACGAAATCGACCAGTTCCAGCGCGAGGTCCCGGGCTGGCACCGGCCAACCTGGAAACTTGGGCGACTTGGGCCGACGGCGGAAACCACCGAGGCCCATGATCCCCTTGATATCTTCGGGGACGATATCCGAAAAGGCCGAGGCCCCTTTGCCGAGCGCCCGCAAACCGCCCAGTTCGCCCCCGGCAACCGGCCGCTGAGCGCCGCCGAGCGCGAGGCCCTCGCCACGCTCGGGCTTGACATGCAGGCGACAAAAGCCGACATCAAAAAGGCATACAAACTGCTTGTGAAGCAGTATCATCCCGACGCCAACGGCGGTGACCGGCAGCGCGAGGACATGTTCCGCAGCATCAGCGACGCCTATCGAAAACTTGCGGCCGCCTGGGAAAGCCGGGGCTAA
- a CDS encoding AEC family transporter, whose translation MWQALLNVLVPVFITVGIGYLWVRMKLEIDPAFISRIVINVGSPALAFYGLTTMKVSGDLFARMSLVAGLTLVAMMAANWLMLRARGLSLRDWLHPLTFPNWGNLGLPLCYFAYGDTGLTLAIAFYAVSSASQLTIGVLMASGQMKPVLLMRMPMVYAIGLALMFLYAGVTPPTWMLNTADLISGLMMPMMLLALGASLASLKVTHFRETLSLVVYRYVLGIGAVYGIARLVGLEGEAMGVALIQGAMPIAVLNYLLAARFNNQPQRVASLVVLSTLLSLAIIPLLLGFLL comes from the coding sequence ATGTGGCAGGCGCTTCTGAATGTTCTCGTCCCCGTCTTCATCACGGTGGGGATCGGCTATCTCTGGGTGCGGATGAAGCTTGAGATCGACCCCGCCTTCATTTCGCGCATTGTCATCAATGTGGGCTCCCCGGCGCTGGCCTTTTACGGCCTGACCACCATGAAGGTCTCGGGCGATCTTTTTGCCCGTATGAGCCTGGTGGCCGGGCTGACGCTTGTGGCCATGATGGCCGCGAACTGGCTGATGCTGCGGGCGCGCGGGTTGTCGCTGCGGGACTGGCTCCATCCGCTGACCTTTCCGAACTGGGGCAATCTGGGCCTGCCGCTCTGTTATTTCGCCTATGGCGACACTGGCCTCACGCTCGCCATCGCGTTCTATGCCGTCAGCAGCGCCAGCCAATTGACCATCGGCGTGCTCATGGCGTCGGGGCAGATGAAGCCAGTGCTGTTGATGCGCATGCCCATGGTCTATGCCATCGGCCTTGCGCTTATGTTCCTTTATGCCGGGGTGACGCCGCCCACCTGGATGCTCAACACCGCCGATCTGATCAGCGGGCTGATGATGCCGATGATGCTGCTGGCGCTCGGCGCCTCGCTCGCCAGCCTCAAGGTGACGCATTTCCGCGAGACGCTCAGCCTTGTAGTCTACCGCTATGTCCTTGGCATCGGGGCCGTCTATGGCATCGCCCGTCTGGTCGGGCTTGAGGGCGAGGCCATGGGTGTTGCCCTCATCCAGGGCGCCATGCCGATCGCGGTGCTGAATTACCTGCTGGCGGCGCGCTTCAACAACCAGCCCCAGCGGGTCGCGAGCCTTGTGGTGTTGTCGACCCTGCTGTCGCTGGCCATTATCCCGTTATTGCTCGGATTTTTGCTCTGA
- a CDS encoding alpha/beta hydrolase: MTVSMTLDREVEQMLAALAEAGPFGDRFDPVSFRAQFEQMSPGLWDPQALPVHHWQDMTIPAGDHALAARVYWPRRSKDWLPVLLFFHGGGYCSGSIHTAAAHARFLCREADCIVVTASYRLAPEHPFPAGVEDAFVAADWLVHHAADLGGDPARLAIGGDAPGASFAACCAIRARDQGSPFRVQLLLGPSTDFYGDYPEKLRNLRIGPVTAPVLAALEEAYLPDAAARADWRCSPLRAESLGGLPPVYILAAQYDFLRPETDAFVDRLRAEGTDVTYQVWPGTVHNFFSMSDRLLIARSAMRHAARHLRRALHPASI; this comes from the coding sequence ATGACGGTATCGATGACGCTCGATCGTGAGGTGGAACAGATGCTCGCCGCCCTGGCCGAGGCGGGACCTTTTGGGGACAGGTTCGATCCTGTGAGCTTCCGCGCGCAGTTCGAACAGATGTCGCCCGGTCTGTGGGATCCGCAGGCGCTGCCGGTGCATCATTGGCAGGACATGACCATTCCGGCGGGGGATCACGCGCTTGCGGCGCGGGTTTATTGGCCGCGTCGCAGCAAGGACTGGTTGCCGGTGTTGCTATTTTTTCATGGCGGCGGTTATTGCAGCGGCAGCATCCATACGGCTGCGGCTCATGCGCGGTTTCTCTGTCGGGAGGCGGATTGCATTGTCGTCACCGCAAGTTATCGTCTCGCGCCGGAACATCCGTTTCCGGCCGGGGTGGAAGACGCTTTCGTTGCGGCCGACTGGCTGGTCCATCATGCGGCGGATCTTGGTGGCGATCCGGCGCGCCTTGCCATTGGTGGCGACGCACCGGGGGCAAGTTTCGCGGCTTGCTGTGCGATCCGCGCGCGGGACCAAGGGTCGCCGTTCAGGGTTCAGTTGCTGCTTGGGCCGTCGACGGATTTTTACGGGGACTATCCTGAAAAACTGCGCAATCTCAGGATCGGGCCGGTGACCGCGCCGGTGCTGGCGGCGCTTGAAGAAGCTTATCTGCCGGACGCTGCGGCGCGGGCTGACTGGCGATGTTCTCCCTTGCGGGCGGAGTCGCTTGGCGGTTTGCCGCCGGTTTATATTCTCGCCGCTCAATATGATTTTCTACGACCGGAGACCGACGCCTTTGTCGATCGGCTGCGCGCCGAAGGCACGGATGTGACCTATCAGGTCTGGCCGGGCACGGTGCATAATTTCTTTTCCATGTCTGATCGACTGCTCATCGCCCGGAGCGCCATGCGTCATGCGGCTCGGCATTTACGCAGGGCGCTCCATCCGGCGAGTATCTAG
- a CDS encoding GntR family transcriptional regulator has translation MTGKTKSGEVKSGKVAVTRSGTKPAKSVKPEKPAGPVASSQISVVDTVVDRIRQKIMRGQFVPGQRLIEPDLAEQINVSRTALREAFRRLAAEGLVELALYKGATVRLLGKKDVEEAYLIREMLEGLVARLATPVIYGTPKLKKALLDLRAVMRTTVKSSESIDAYSQSNTEFHKLLVEAAGSAQLERLVEQVQLPMYRIVYVRLLSETAREKSMKDHERIIEAILKGDAKAAEAAMRAHVQASGQSLLTLSDDYFS, from the coding sequence ATGACCGGTAAGACAAAGTCAGGTGAGGTAAAGTCAGGCAAGGTGGCCGTCACGCGATCCGGAACTAAGCCCGCAAAATCCGTCAAACCCGAAAAACCAGCTGGCCCCGTAGCATCCAGCCAGATCAGTGTGGTGGACACAGTGGTGGACCGCATCCGCCAGAAAATCATGCGCGGTCAGTTCGTGCCCGGGCAGCGCCTGATCGAGCCCGATCTTGCCGAACAGATCAATGTCAGTCGCACGGCCTTGCGTGAGGCGTTCCGCCGCCTTGCCGCCGAAGGTCTGGTGGAACTCGCCCTCTATAAAGGGGCCACGGTGCGGCTGCTCGGCAAAAAGGATGTGGAGGAAGCTTATCTCATCCGGGAAATGCTTGAGGGTCTGGTGGCGCGGCTCGCGACGCCGGTTATCTACGGGACGCCTAAACTGAAAAAGGCACTGCTGGATTTGCGCGCGGTCATGCGGACAACGGTCAAATCGAGCGAAAGCATTGATGCTTATTCTCAGTCAAACACAGAGTTCCACAAGCTTCTGGTCGAGGCCGCGGGCAGTGCTCAGCTGGAGCGGCTGGTGGAACAGGTGCAATTGCCGATGTATCGCATCGTCTATGTGCGGCTGCTGTCGGAAACGGCGCGGGAGAAGTCGATGAAAGATCATGAGCGCATCATCGAAGCCATTCTGAAAGGCGACGCCAAAGCGGCCGAAGCTGCCATGCGCGCCCATGTTCAGGCGTCCGGACAATCGTTGCTGACGTTGTCCGATGATTATTTTTCCTGA
- a CDS encoding GlcG/HbpS family heme-binding protein, with the protein MLSLHEAQKLVTRAIEAGTAQQVPVAVVVVDPGGHIIAAARMEGAGFLSLKTAHKKARTAAGMGFPTEAIAHMAAEDPLIGEALHGDPDFFILPGGIPIVKDGRAMGAIGVAGGIYHQDQAVATAALAHVFAPFPQSQDA; encoded by the coding sequence ATGTTGTCTCTGCATGAAGCCCAAAAACTCGTCACCCGCGCCATTGAGGCCGGGACGGCGCAGCAGGTTCCCGTGGCCGTGGTGGTGGTCGATCCCGGCGGTCACATCATCGCCGCCGCGCGCATGGAAGGGGCCGGATTCCTGAGCCTCAAAACCGCCCATAAAAAGGCCCGGACAGCCGCCGGCATGGGCTTCCCCACCGAAGCCATCGCCCATATGGCAGCCGAGGATCCCCTGATCGGCGAAGCCCTTCATGGCGATCCGGATTTCTTCATCCTGCCGGGCGGCATTCCGATCGTCAAAGACGGCCGGGCCATGGGCGCGATCGGCGTCGCGGGCGGCATCTATCATCAGGATCAGGCCGTCGCTACAGCGGCGCTGGCCCATGTTTTCGCGCCCTTCCCGCAATCTCAAGATGCGTAA
- a CDS encoding BolA family protein, with protein sequence MTMAERIRTKIESGLQPLRLEIINESHKHMGHGGYHPSGESHFKLVVVAAAFAGQSRVNRQRAVYALLADELADTLHALALSTLTPDEDAASEQKSEQ encoded by the coding sequence ATGACCATGGCGGAGCGGATTCGGACCAAGATCGAGAGCGGTTTGCAGCCTCTGCGCCTCGAAATCATCAACGAATCGCACAAACATATGGGTCATGGCGGCTATCACCCGAGCGGAGAAAGCCATTTCAAGCTGGTGGTCGTGGCGGCGGCCTTTGCCGGGCAGTCGCGGGTCAATCGTCAGCGCGCCGTCTATGCGCTGCTGGCCGACGAACTGGCGGATACCCTTCATGCGCTGGCGCTGAGCACCTTGACCCCGGATGAAGACGCCGCCTCAGAGCAAAAATCCGAGCAATAA